The Ptiloglossa arizonensis isolate GNS036 chromosome 2, iyPtiAriz1_principal, whole genome shotgun sequence sequence TAACAATAAAGCCTATTACAAATGGCTTTTTTATTTGTATCAGACCCGATTCTTTTGtaaatctgtttttttttcttctagaaaattaaatagttgatatatatatacaatcaaCAATAATGTTCTCAAAATAAGTTCTATTTACATTAGTATTCAAACAGAGAGAAATCCTCAAATATGGTAAAACAGAGTAGTTCaacaatatttgtatatattttaaatgtaaatttttaacatgcacagaaaaaataatttctcctttAAAAGAAttgtacacatacatacacaagaTGTTTAAAAGTTTAAATTTTAGCATTAATTTTAGGGACATCCTCTATACTGTAACATATAAATTACAGtgattacaaaattaaaaagattgttCATGTTTAAGTTAGTTTTATATCTTTAAATGGCAGAAAATGACAGAAAATGTCATACCTGTTGACCATTCCTGCATTCATTATATGTCAGTGCTTTGTATATATCGAATGATTCTAAGTAATATCTATTTGCTTATATTTAATTAGCAACCTTCTAGAGAAAGTCTTTGATTTATATTCTCAACCCTTATCTTCATTTCTCTAAGTATATCTTCAGCGAGATGATCAACACTGGTGTACCttactttaaaaaaattaaatatatctaCAAGGAATTCAATGACTTGATCTCTAAAATAATGACAAGTGGAACGTAGACTGCCTTCTGGGCCTAAAAAGCCCCATACGAGTACTGGAGAGATCTGTTCAGAAATAGAGTAAAAGTGTGCCAAAAATCCTTTATCATACTTTAACATTTGTCTTTTACCAACGAGAACTGACCACACTGCTGTTCCAATAGCCTTAAACACAACGTGAAGAAATGgtaataaacaaaattaagaTAAGTACCATTATACTTGTTCTAATACTTACAGTTTCGCGGAAACTAGCCGAGATCCATCTATTTTGTAAAATGGCTTTAATCGACGAGGGCGGTTTTTCAACTTCTTCAAACGCGTCCAAAAGAATAAAATCAATCAGAACATCGTAGAAGCTTATGCACTTCACACCTCTCGCTGATAACTCTTCCTCCATGATAGTACGATTACTTGGGTTCTGTAAGAACTCCATCATTCGATCGTAATGTTTTAAATAATCCTTGGGATCCTGATGTTGGAAAGCATTTATTAGTAATCGAATTTAGATTACGAATTGTTTATGTTTTTTGTgagaagatatatatatatctatatatgttATGTGTTGTGTATACCCTGTCTGCATACATGATCAAATCGCTAATAACTTGTCGGCCTATGTCTACGATCCATAATGTCGCAGATGGTATAGTGAACAACTTTGTATATGCTTGTCGTAAACACTGTACTTTCGCTAAATACTCAACGTCCGAGCCGCACTTTACCAGTTCGGTATGAAGTCGCCTGTAGAAAgataaataacaattttgaaTTCATCTTAATATCTCGATCAATTTTAACAGTATAaattaaatagaagaaaaatgatCATTTTTACCTGCAAAGAATACCATTATCCTCGTGCTCTTTTAGAGCAGTGTGATAGAGCTTCTGCTCCTGAAAGTGTGGGAAGTACTCAGAAAATTCTTCGAACTCGCGTAAATCGGCCACCTGTATTACCGTGAACATTGAGTTTAGCTTCGATCGAAATAcgcatatatattttataacttACAAAAGGAAACAAGCAATCTGACACACGCTTGATATCGTGCATCGACGATTTAGAAACTTACTCCGTCGCGCGCCGATTCGAAGGACTCTGGAGAAGATGCAGCGTCTGCTTTATCTTTTGTGGACAAACGTGTACTAATTTTCGACGGTTTACCCAGGCTTTCCTCGTCTTCGTTGCGGAACAATACCGAGTGCTGCgaacaaacgaaattatttatttcttttcatttgtaGTTTACTTTacatttcgaatgaaaaataacacCCGATTCGAATAATGATTTTCTTTCCGCACACTTTTTCCACTGTTAGTGCACACTTTGTCCGTTTAGATTCGAACAACAGCGGTCGCGGTGCCATGAACTTCCTATGTAATAATTCCTCCTTGCGTTAGGTCAAGTGACTCATTCCGCTAATTACTCCGGTCAGTTATCATTTAAATTGGATTAATtcccgtatttttttttttttcttatagcGCGCAAAACGTAATTACGTTTTCAATTGATGAGTGCAGTGGAATGGAATGGAATGGTAGTGAATGCGACGCAGACAAGATTTCGGAGAAGAAAAAGTGAAGAAAAACACAACGACACGTTAAGAAAGACGAAGGAAACTTTTTAACGAGTAATTCGGTTTCATTTGGCTGAGACTAAAACCGTTAACGATCAACCTACTTTCTATGCGTCTATCTTTAAATAATCGTCGATAACGTACCTGTAAAACGAAGAATCATATAGTAGTTGAGCGTCTAAGTAGTGTTCACCGTAATAAACACGCTCCGTGACTAACGATATAATAATTCAAGGAGTAACGGAGATTCGCTTCAGCAAAcgaaaaagggaagaaaaaagaaacagaaggtAAACCGATATGCTTACCTGGTCGATAAAGAGGAGTTCCGCGTGGTTCTGGATATCATAACCCATGTGAAGGAGTTCTTGGACATCGTGCGTAAACGCTGTATCCGCCTTAGACGGTAATGCGAGCGTGTCATTGCTGAGCGTGGAGCTGAACGCAGTAAGAGCATTCTCCCAGCAATAGAGAGCCTTTCCGAGAGCCTCCAGCCCTGCATCGTTAAGTTGCACATCGTTTTACATTTGTCAGTTTTCATTCAAGCCCGACGTGTGCGTGGTATTGCAAACAACGAATTCGAATACGTTTAATTCGTTCCGAGAAACGCTTTTGCGCAACGACAGGAAAGAGACGCGAACGCAGTGGCTGCCACtttgcaacgaagaaagatattccGCATACGTCGCGGAAAATAATACGGGAACTATTTCTGCGCGATACGTGACGttacatacggttgaaatttgaatcgagaaaaaaaataacgttTCGCGTACGCTgtcgatttaatatttttacgcgACGAGGAATAGGCTTAACGAAGAGTTTAATTTACCATTGACTTAAGTTTGGATCGTGGTAGCTATCGTCGTGAAACTCTTTCCAGGAATAATATGTAGTATTTTATTAGCGCTGTGAAATACATTCGTTACGGTTCCATTACGATCGAGAAAAAGCGAAACGTGCAAGTAAAGGATACGTTAATACTCTCGAAGAAATTAGTCGATTAATTCGACCACTACGCAGTCAcgatttcaagcgttgccttcGACGCTACGAACACAGTTTTCTCAGTTTACTGCCGTTGTCAACATAATATCTTCGTTCTCAATCTCGAACGAGTACACAGATTCAACGTGTCTTTGATCTTTATTACGTTTTCTTCCTTTTCACCTTCatcttatcattatcattatcaatcGCTGATACTGTTACACAGAGAATTATTTTCCTTATAAAACGTTATCCGACAGTACTAGATTAACTAGTTGTGTTATTGTACATACTAATTTAATCTTTTTGAACAACCTCTTGAATTAATCGGAAATTAAATAATAGTCGTAAATCACGAACGCGATATATTAAAATCTGTTCGTGTGTTGTCGATACGAGCGTAAAAATATTATGTATCACGTAATCGTCGTTAGCGTtaagaggaaaaaaaataaacacttgCAATGCATTTACCTTGATTTACGACGAGTATGAGTAAGATTTATCGAATGTTGACGTAACGATACTCAGAGtagcatttttatttaaaaaagagaCTTTCAAATCGTATCTCCTATCTTTTACCCGTTTAGTGTGACCTTTCGATAGCAATTTATAACGCGCCGTTTTGTATGCAGCGTATCGTAGGGCCTAATACCATACTTGCGTTAAGGTTATAGTTACACCGAACGACATAGAAAGGGACACACAGATCCAATACTTTCACTTCCTTCTCAGTTTAGGCATAGCTCGAAGCGTACACTGTCTCGAGGTCCtagtttcatttttttgtaCACTAAAGCCAAGTGCCAACAGAGAGAACTTTCTATGGTATAACTGTTATTCATAGCTGTTTTTCTCCCTATAGGATTTCTACATCCACCTCTCGGTCCACCACGAGAGATATTGATTTAGTAACGATTCGACATCTCAGAACCGGAATTTCGGTCTTCCCCCTGTTGCATCGTAGAGGTTTTGGATCGCACTGTCTTCTGTTCACAACACACAGACGTGCTCTCTACTGTTAATTGCAATAATTAAATTGTCGAGgcattagaatttttcaaacattcagaaatgtgcaaaataaataaatatcgtctcaaggatcgaaaaatattcgagtagtcgaattTTATCGAACCGGGGACAGTTCTCGATAAATCGAGTAATTGAACGAAATTCGAGTAGCACAAAATTTGTATCCGAGTAGTCGGCTCGACTTGCTTCTCCCGACTACTCGGACAACTCTAGCCCAGACGGGAAGAGGAAGCTTCAGTCAGCCAACGTCGCGACTCGGTACTTGGCACTCGCACAAGTGGCAAAGGTAAGTTCAACGACTGATTTTGCAACGGCAGAAGATTTACAAATGAGAGACCCTGTTGGCCGGCGTGTCAGCCAGTCAGCAGAGAGTAAGGGGTTGAGAGCACCTACTTAACGTTGTCACTGTCGCAGGATTTAAATTCCGAGTCGGTGACGACATTCACCGTATTCAACGTTTTGTCACTCGTAGTCCGTGCAGACGAAACTGCCAGGGCGGAAGTCGAGCGCGACGTACCAATTACGAAGGATAACACCCTAAAGGTGTGTTCGTTACTTTCAATTTACGACGAGAATAAACTTCGCACCTACGTCAATGGTCGTTCATAAAGTTCACGACAGACTACACGTGTAAACAACTATATAGATTTGCATCTATGAAAAGCGTAAAGGGAGGGATGTAGCAGTGGTCGTTATCAATACACTGCGAATACAAAGTAAGATACGCGTTCTTTCGAAAGATGCGATGAGTGTGTACATGTACGGATATTACAGGTTAGGGAGGGCGAGAATGAATGGACTCGTTTCCCTTCGATcggaatttttgatttttatttaaggGTATTTTAACTGCCACTGTGCAGAGAAGGGGGATGCACGGAGAAGAAAAATATGCGCAACAGAGGGAGCAAAGTTGGGGTGTTTCCCAGTAACGTACCAATAAAtacgcgaatcgaacgaaccgATATGTTTGTAATGTAGACACAACTAACACTTTTTTATCTATATGTAAATTAAGCATGAAATTACATATAAAATTAATCCCGAACGCATACAGATTCGATGCATCCTACTGTTGCAATGAGTCGATTGTTACGATTGCATCATTTTACGTACGTACGACAAATTATTCTACGATATACAACTTGTGTACAGAAGGAATTATTTATTACAGAAAATTGACAAATGTCCATCAAATAGGGTAAAAGAATGTTTGCAATCAAATCTATGTAAATAGAAATTCATTTTAGCTTCGAACGAAAACAATTTAATCCTTAAAATCTCGTAGCGATACTCGTTACTTTTCTCGTAATAATCGAACGTTGAACGATTTGATCTTTTACGATAAAACGTTTTTTAATTGGTCGTTTAGAGTAAAGAATCCGCCCGTCTTGATCGATTATCCGTATTAAAGTGTTCTATGGAAATTGGAATATCGAATGGAGGATAACCTAAAAGGTGCCGCGAGCTGTGATACTCGAGTCCAGAGCGTGCAAGAGTCCTTTATTTAACGAAGAGATTCCGGTACGAGTCTTACGAGAAGAGCTTTCGTGGCGACTAACCCTCGAGAATCTCGCATCCCCCATTAGAGAAAAGATACCCGAAAGAATCCAGCACTGCGATGCTGCCGCGCCGGATGGTTGGCGTCAATAATACCAAAGTGACGTAATCCTTTTCGAGGTTCGTTATTGGAGGATGTGTCATCCAATGGGGAGGGGTCGATACGGCAGCTGGGAGGCGCGCGCGGTCTCAAAGTGTGTTCCAGGCACGCGTTGCGGCATCGCGCGGTTCGCCGCGCTAGTAGTGTGCTGCTGGAACCCCGACTAGGTAGTTCTGAGAGCTATAGGAAGAAAGAGCGAGACATACGAAACCACCGACTAGAAACGAGGATCGACAGAGAGACCCGAGCAAGCGCGCAGCAGGAGGGAGGGTGGGACACACTGGGTCCTCGCGCTGGCGTCAGTTATTCGCCTTGCCGCTTGCTTACCGGGCGTAGTGTGATCTTACCTTCGAGGACTACGGGCCGTTGACACGTGAAATTTACAAACGAACACGGAAAACGACTCGTATTACGTTCGTTTAGAATAAAAGACCGGACCGACACATCTAGTGCCAGATCGCGTAATCCTGTCCCTTGATGCCAGTATTTG is a genomic window containing:
- the Miga gene encoding mitoguardin — its product is MSVFDARQFLGALYKRYIISLPSINLSRTQKICIICLTGGSLLLGGLAQFLKRRRRHPLPPSRRPLKDAKQRFANAKNPNFDALSQVSWARRSEASSRSHISDRASLISSVPGGPDGDIRLTPQQYGVLGLEALGKALYCWENALTAFSSTLSNDTLALPSKADTAFTHDVQELLHMGYDIQNHAELLFIDQHSVLFRNEDEESLGKPSKISTRLSTKDKADAASSPESFESARDGVADLREFEEFSEYFPHFQEQKLYHTALKEHEDNGILCRRLHTELVKCGSDVEYLAKVQCLRQAYTKLFTIPSATLWIVDIGRQVISDLIMYADRDPKDYLKHYDRMMEFLQNPSNRTIMEEELSARGVKCISFYDVLIDFILLDAFEEVEKPPSSIKAILQNRWISASFRETAIGTAVWSVLVGKRQMLKYDKGFLAHFYSISEQISPVLVWGFLGPEGSLRSTCHYFRDQVIEFLVDIFNFFKVRYTSVDHLAEDILREMKIRVENINQRLSLEGC